In Nostoc edaphicum CCNP1411, the sequence CACATCTTTTGTGGTAAAGAATGGCTCAAAAATTCTATCTAATATTTCTCTAGGAATCCCAACTCCAGTATCGGAGACTGTAATCACTGTGTAAGGCCCCTCTTTGGCTTCCAGGTTCATCCGAGCATAATTTTCGTCAATCAACAGATTTTCGGCAGAGATACTCAAATTACCGCCATTGGCCATAGCATCGCGGGCGTTAACGCAGAGGTTCATCAGTACTTGATGCAGTTGAGTGCTATCTCCAGAAACCATCCACAAATCCTGCGGTACATCAGTGCTGATTTCTATAGATTTAGGAAATGTCTCTTTAAGAATCTTGGCAACTTCCATAATCAAATGTTTGAGTTGCAAAGTGATGCGCTTCCCTTCTACACCACGTGCAAAGGATAGCACCTGTTTGACTAAATCAGCGCCGCGTCTAGCGTTGATTTCCAGAATTTCCAGTAGATGACGAGTCCGCTCATCTGCATCGGGAAATTTCAGCGGTAGCAGTTGCGCTCCTGCTAGAATCGGTGTCAGGATATTATTGAGGTCATGAGCAATACCACTAGCTAAAGTGCCAATACTTTCCAGGCGTTGAGCGCGAAACAATTGGGCTTCTAGGTGTTTTTTATCGGTAATATCTGTGTCAACGGTGAGAATTGATTTAGGTTTGCCCTGTTCATCGCATACTAGACTCCAGCGACTAGCAACGAGAATTTCCTTGCCCATTTTACTAAGTTTAGTTAACTCGCCCTGCCACTTACTTTTACTAAGAGTTTGTAACAGAGCAGCTTCGATTTCTGGCGAAGGTTCGTCATACAAAAGCTCACTAGCATTTTTGCCCCAAGCCTCTGTCGCTTGCCAACCGTAAAGTGTTTCTGCACCTTTGTTCCAGAAAATAATTTGATTGTTTAAATCTCGGACGCAAATGGCATCTGTGGTGACATCTAGTAATGCTGCTTGTTCGCGGATTTTTTCTTCTGCCAATTTGCGATCGCGTAGCGCAGCTTGCTGGTCGCGCAGTGCGGCTTGCCGTTCGCTAATATCGATACTGGCGCATGTCACGCCGACAACTTCTTGCGCCTCATTTCGCAATGGCTCGATAGTTAAATCATAATATCGAGTTATATCTTTGATGGTTATTGACACTTCCTCTCGCGTTCCTATGCCCGTGGTTAGCACCCCACGTTTAATTTTGATGAGATGTTGAGCATCTTCTACTGGCATGATATCTAAATCTTGTTTGCCCAATATTTCTTCAACAGTCACTCTAGATGGGGGATTGTAAACCCAGGTATAGCGTAACTCCTGATCTTGGTTGTAGACAAAGATTGGAGAGTTTTTGAGGGCAACCCGAAATCGCTCCTCACTATGACGCAGTGCGTCGTCTGCCCGTTGACGCTCAATGGCATAACGCATAGAACGCACCAGCAAGTCGCCAGTTACTTGCCCTTTTACCAAATAATCCTGTGCTCCTTGCTGCATTGCCCTAGTTGCCAGGGTTTCATCATCTATACCTGTCAGCACAATTATTGGAGTGGCTTTTGCCTGAAGGTGAGCCATGACAAAGGTTTCCAATCCCTGGCTATCTGGCAGGGAGAGGTCTAACAGAATTACATCAAAAACTTCCTTTGCTAGGTAGTTGAGGGCTTCGGCAAGCCGCTCAACAGGCATCAACTCAACTACAACTGTGCTAACTTCCTTTAACAACTCCTGTAATAAAAAGACATCACCAGGGTTATCTTCTACTAACAAGACTTTAATATTTTTACCTGCCATTTCCACTACTCCGGTGGCAGTTTTACGATCGCAAACCAAAAATTTTCTATTGATTGTACAATTTTAACGAATTGATCGAAGTCTACTGGCTTAGTTATATAACAGTTGGCAGAAAGATTATAGGCTTTGAGGATATCTTCTTCAGCTTGAGAAGTGGTCAGGACGACTACAGGAATCCGTTTGAGGTTTTCATCTCCTTTAATTTCTGCCAGTACCTCCCGCCCATCTTTTCTAGGGAGGTTTAAATCCAGCAGTATAATATCTGGATGGGCTGCCTTAGCATATTTATCCTGTTTTCGCAAAAATGCCATTGCCTCTACACCATCTTCGACCACATTTAAGTGAATCGAGATTTTGCTATCTTCCAGGGCGATGCGTGTGAGTTGGGCATCGCCAGGATTATCCTCTACTAACAAAACCTCAATAGGCATAATCGCTGTTATGGTTCTCACCATTGCTTACCTGCTATATCTGGAATTGTGAAGTAGAAAGTCGAGCCTTGACCAGGTTTCGACTCAACCCAGATCCGGCCGCCGTGGCGTTCTATAATTTTCTTACAAATTGCCAGACCAATTCCAGTACCTGGATACTTGTCTCTACCGTGCAAGCGCTGAAAAATTATAAAAATACGTTCAGCATACTGGGATTCCAAACCAATTCCATTATCGCGCACCGAGAACAAATATTCCTTTTGAGTGGGCATTGGGCATTGGGCATTGGGCATTGGTTCTTCTTCCTCCCCCTGCTCCCCCTGCCTCCTCTGCTCCCCTGCCTCCTCTGCTCCCCCATCTGCTATCGTGAAGCCGATATGAATTCGTGGCTGCCGATTTTGGCAAAATTTGATCGCGTTGGCGATGAGATTTTGAAATACTTGTGTCAATTGGGTAGGATCAGCCATTACTTGAGGTAGAGTCTCATAAGTGACAACTGCCTGACTATCTGCGATCGCAATTTGGAGATTAGCGATCGCCTGCTGTAATACAACACTACAATCAACTAACTTAAAGGGTTGTCCACGGGTGCTGACGCGAGAATAGTTCAACAAGTCGTTGATCAAGGTCTGCATCCGGCGGGCCCCATCTACTGCATAGTTGATAAATTGATCGGCATTGGCATCTAGCTGATTTTTGTATCTTCGCTCTAGTAGTTGTAAATAACTTGTCACCATCCGCAACGGCTCTTGCAAATCATGGGAAGCGATATATGCAAACTGTTCCAATTCCGCATTGGAACGTGCAAGTTCTTGACTTTGCTGGGTTTCTTTTTCTAAGAGTTGCGCTTGAGATAAAGCAATTCCAATTTGGTTAGCTAATTGCTGTAATAACTCCGTTTCAAAGTTATTCCACTGTCGAGGCGCACCACACTGATGAGCCAGCAACAAGCCCCAAATGCTATCCCTGACAAGAATTGGCACTACCAGGTTAGCTCTGACAGCAAACTGTTGAAGAAATTTTCGATGGCATGGTTGAATATGAGCAGCTTCAATGTCTTCAATAGCACTCACTCTTCCCTGGCGATATCTTTCTATATATTCTTCTTTAAAACAAGGGTCAAAAATATTTTCTCCTAAAATTACCGGCCAACCAGGTAGTACTGCTTCTTGTACCACTGTTCCCGAACCGTCAGTTTCCAGCCTAAAAATCAAAACTCGGTCAGCTTGGAGTAACTTTTGTACCTCTGTCACCGTGGTTTGGAGAATTTCGTTTATTTGTAAAGATTCTCGAATTTTCAGGGTGATTTCTGCGAATAATTGCGATCGCAGATTTTGTCGCTTTAATTCTTCATCTGCCTGCTTGCGATCTGTGATATCTGTATAAGAACCCACCATCCGTACAATATCACCCAATGCGTCCCAAAGTGCCTGTCCTCGATCTAGAATCCATTTATAGCTGCCGTCTTGGCACTGGACTCGATATTCACAGACGTAAAACGGTGTTTTCTTGGCAAAGTGGTCTTGGAAAGCTTGAAGTACCCAATCTCGCTCATCGGGATGGATTCGTTTTGTCCATTCATCCCAACGGTTGGAAACTTCGTGGTCTTTATAGCCGAGCATTTCCTTCCATCGAGTTGAGAAGAACACTTCATTAGTCTTGAGGTTCCAATCCCAAATACCATCATTATTACCATGTAATGCTAATTGCCAACGTTCTTCACTTTCCCGTAGTGCTTCTGCTGTTCGCCGTCGTTCAGTAATGTCTTGGAAATAAACAGACAAGCCGTCTTTTGCCGGATAGGCGTGGACTTGAAGCCAGCAGTTTAGTAGCGGATAAAACTCCTCAAATTCTACGCTAACCTGTTCTAAGATTGCCCTGTGATACTCACGATAGAATGTTGTGTCGATAATTTCTGGAAACGCCTCCCAGATGTTTTTACCTAAAAGCTCATTCTGGGTTTTTTGTAACAGCCGTTCTGCTTGACCATTAATATAAGTAAATCGCCACTTTTTATCCAAGGCAAAAAAACCATCAGTGATGCTTTCTAGAAGATTAGTGATACGAGTTCTAGCGGCTTCAGATTGGGTGCGGGCTGCTTGCTCATGTGCCATCAGTTTCTCAGTAATTTGAGATACTTCAGTTACATAACGTCTGAGTTCTAATTGGTCGATTACCAAGCGACTTAAACCTACAAACGCCTCCACTTGTTTTTGGCTTAGTTGCCGTGGAACTCGGTCAATTACACACAGAGTTCCCAGCATATCTCCCTTCGGAGTAATTAATGGTACACCTGCATAAAACCGTGTATATGGGTAGCCAGTCACTACTGGATTATTTGCCAACTTCTCATCAGCTAGCGTATCAGGAACCACAACAACATTACGCTGCTCTTGGCAAAGATAAGACAACCCAACACTCCGAGGCATTTCTGATACATTTAAACCTACTTTTGCCTTAAACCATTGACGATTTTCATCAATGAAATTTACTAAAGAGATAGGAGTGCCACAAATAAATGCCGCTAACTGAGCAAGATTGTCATAAGCTTCTTCGGGTTCGGTGTCAAGAATTTGATACTGGCGGAGGGCTTCTAACCTCACAGCTTCTGTATCAATGTGTCCAGCTTTCATGAACTTTTTTTAATAAATTTTAATTTTATATTCATTCAGCAGCTTGGCTACTTTATGAATAGCTGTCGTGTACAACCTTTACTCTAACTTAGCCCTCCGCCTCCCTTGCTTATCAGGAAAGGAAGAAAATTTATTTATTGTGGGTTCTCGATACGCGATAAATCGCCGTCTCTACAAGTGTTTTGGTCTTATCTGAACTTGTATTGACTTATAACCTCCCAATGGACATTCCTAATCGGAGACTGGAAACGAGGTAAAAAAGATTTCGTGAAGTGATATTTAACCAAAGATCAAAAACCCGGTTTCTTATAGAAACCGGGTTTATTATGGTAATATAGTACAGAATTCTGAAAATACTGCTCCTCAACTACACTCAAGGAGCTGTATTATCTCTCCAATTTGTTACCTCTCACTTGCTACCTACCTTATTCTCCATAAATACTAGATATGGATGAAGGGAAGTAAGTTAGAGAGTTAATTAGGGAATTACCAAATACTTTGATGCAAATGTCTAGTGTGTGTATGTCACAGTTGTTTTTTGTCAACTACTAACAACACGTTCTCAAACGAAACTCAAGAAAACATTGCAAATAAACGCAAGGTGTGAAAACATCTAGACTAAAAGCCGATAGTTTTTTACACCATCGTGATTTTCTGTCAAGTAACAATCAGTCTATTCTAAACCACCAGCGCTAGCTGCTCTGACAAGAGCAGCTAGGTCTTGAACTTCTGCAAAAGCGCCGGTAGTAATTAGTTCTGCAATAGCTGATTCGATTGAGCCACTGCCAGCTGTAGCCACTGAGGCTTCAACTGTACCTGGGTTTATTTCAAGACTTTCTATATCTTCATCGTTGCCACCTACAACACCAGCACCAGGTGTAGGTGTGATAGTTAATGGACCAGGAAATTGTGTACCAGTAGGTGCAGTGATCTCACCACTGACGCTGATAGAAGAACCTGATGGTCTAACGATTGTAACAGCGCCACGAGCAGCAGCATCTCCAGCATTTGCAGGTGCAGCGAATAAATTACCAACACCAACCAAACCTAATACGCAGATGCTTCCTTTAACGATCGCAGAAATT encodes:
- a CDS encoding response regulator, yielding MVRTITAIMPIEVLLVEDNPGDAQLTRIALEDSKISIHLNVVEDGVEAMAFLRKQDKYAKAAHPDIILLDLNLPRKDGREVLAEIKGDENLKRIPVVVLTTSQAEEDILKAYNLSANCYITKPVDFDQFVKIVQSIENFWFAIVKLPPE
- a CDS encoding GAF domain-containing protein, producing MKAGHIDTEAVRLEALRQYQILDTEPEEAYDNLAQLAAFICGTPISLVNFIDENRQWFKAKVGLNVSEMPRSVGLSYLCQEQRNVVVVPDTLADEKLANNPVVTGYPYTRFYAGVPLITPKGDMLGTLCVIDRVPRQLSQKQVEAFVGLSRLVIDQLELRRYVTEVSQITEKLMAHEQAARTQSEAARTRITNLLESITDGFFALDKKWRFTYINGQAERLLQKTQNELLGKNIWEAFPEIIDTTFYREYHRAILEQVSVEFEEFYPLLNCWLQVHAYPAKDGLSVYFQDITERRRTAEALRESEERWQLALHGNNDGIWDWNLKTNEVFFSTRWKEMLGYKDHEVSNRWDEWTKRIHPDERDWVLQAFQDHFAKKTPFYVCEYRVQCQDGSYKWILDRGQALWDALGDIVRMVGSYTDITDRKQADEELKRQNLRSQLFAEITLKIRESLQINEILQTTVTEVQKLLQADRVLIFRLETDGSGTVVQEAVLPGWPVILGENIFDPCFKEEYIERYRQGRVSAIEDIEAAHIQPCHRKFLQQFAVRANLVVPILVRDSIWGLLLAHQCGAPRQWNNFETELLQQLANQIGIALSQAQLLEKETQQSQELARSNAELEQFAYIASHDLQEPLRMVTSYLQLLERRYKNQLDANADQFINYAVDGARRMQTLINDLLNYSRVSTRGQPFKLVDCSVVLQQAIANLQIAIADSQAVVTYETLPQVMADPTQLTQVFQNLIANAIKFCQNRQPRIHIGFTIADGGAEEAGEQRRQGEQGEEEEPMPNAQCPMPTQKEYLFSVRDNGIGLESQYAERIFIIFQRLHGRDKYPGTGIGLAICKKIIERHGGRIWVESKPGQGSTFYFTIPDIAGKQW
- a CDS encoding response regulator gives rise to the protein MAGKNIKVLLVEDNPGDVFLLQELLKEVSTVVVELMPVERLAEALNYLAKEVFDVILLDLSLPDSQGLETFVMAHLQAKATPIIVLTGIDDETLATRAMQQGAQDYLVKGQVTGDLLVRSMRYAIERQRADDALRHSEERFRVALKNSPIFVYNQDQELRYTWVYNPPSRVTVEEILGKQDLDIMPVEDAQHLIKIKRGVLTTGIGTREEVSITIKDITRYYDLTIEPLRNEAQEVVGVTCASIDISERQAALRDQQAALRDRKLAEEKIREQAALLDVTTDAICVRDLNNQIIFWNKGAETLYGWQATEAWGKNASELLYDEPSPEIEAALLQTLSKSKWQGELTKLSKMGKEILVASRWSLVCDEQGKPKSILTVDTDITDKKHLEAQLFRAQRLESIGTLASGIAHDLNNILTPILAGAQLLPLKFPDADERTRHLLEILEINARRGADLVKQVLSFARGVEGKRITLQLKHLIMEVAKILKETFPKSIEISTDVPQDLWMVSGDSTQLHQVLMNLCVNARDAMANGGNLSISAENLLIDENYARMNLEAKEGPYTVITVSDTGVGIPREILDRIFEPFFTTKDVGQGTGLGLSTVLGIIKSHGGFVNVYSEPGSGTSFKVYLPAVEGMETLSPENLPPQTGHGELILVVDDEVAIQEITKTSLETHNYKTLIASDGIEAIALYAKNRDKISVVLMDMMLPSLDGLTAIRTLQKINPQVRIIASSGLMSDNKLSAAAAIGINTFLSKPYTVNELLLSLQKVLS